Sequence from the Tripterygium wilfordii isolate XIE 37 chromosome 10, ASM1340144v1, whole genome shotgun sequence genome:
aaaaaaatttaaaaaaaaggcaaaagttACAAGCTTTACTAAAAaatcatttcttcttctttctccattTTCTTCATTGCGCCACTATAGGGGAAGATTGTCATTCGGACATCGTTTCTAgagaacgaaacatgaaaatgaagctctaggcaGCCCAATCAAAGTCCAATCATCACTGATCATCGATGATCACTTGAGTCATCGAAAAAGCTTGGTGAAATCATGGACCACCGTTTGAAAAATAGTCTGATCCGGCTATTCCGTCCAACTCCGGCTACCATCatcgccaccaccaccaccaccaatcaaCTCACCGGACCAAAACACATCACCTTTGAGgctttattgctttttcgaactctttttttttcttctgaaataatatctgaatctgcagatattatatatgtttcggATCTATTttgatatattatttgtttcaGAAATTCAAACAGCTAACATTTTATtaagacatataacatttagcaaaacagataacattatgatagATATCAAATAAATCGAAACTGATAACAAATCACCTGCAGTATGCAAATCCcaaatcagaacaaaaaaaaccacaaaaatcaccacagaagCTGTCGAacataatgatgtgatgacaaatcgaaggaaaacaacaagatctacaagtcccATGGTAAGTATTAGTAGATCTAGctcaaatacaacaaaaatcaggatgaaaaatcactaaaaaatgtcatagaactctcaaaTAAGCCATGAGGGGCGGAGACGAAACTTCCTGCAGTGGAGACAAAGCTTTCGACAgaggtcagagatgaatcatgtttgaggatgaaaatgaggatattttagacaataaaccatatattttaactttttatccttcttgaaatattaattcaaatgagatagactttatggaataagactttagCATCTTTCTTGGAATAAAACTCTCCAGGGAAGGACTAATAAttaattttcccttttttataTATAGAAAGTCTACTTTTTTGAGCATACATATAATAAATATGAAATCATTACGTCTACATAAATGCTATGGAGAAACCTACCATCatatgaagaaaaataaatgttggAAATATTAATTCTAGATATTCATGTTTGGCAAttcattataaatattaataataacaaaaaagagAATTGTAATTTGCACAAGATCATATTTTGGGCCGAGTTGAGCAGACGTTGGGCCCCCGAAGGCTAAAACTGCCGGAGTCTTGGGCTTCACTACGATGCCGCTAGGCCCACTACATCCTGGACGCCATGCCGTTCGTTCTTGACCGTTGGATCAAAATCATACTCGCTCATCGCCCATCTTATTGTAGAGATCCTCCGCATCTATCATGGTTGAAACGATGCTTCGCGCCAGAGACTTCATTGCCAGACTATCAACTCGATTGAAGTCTTCTCAGGGCCGGCAATACTGCAACACCCCCACCACCACcgaaaagaaaagcaatagcGATAAGCTTGACCCTAATGCGAGCGGTTACAGTGAAGCGTATAAGAAGCTGGACAATCTCGATTTCATGACTGCATCCAAGATTCTTTTTACCGACCCAcctaagaaaaagaaatttgggTAATTTATTTTGCATTAGTTCCTTAATTTGAACTTTAATTTTGTAAGTCAGTGATGGGTGTAGAAATAAGTCTCTGCTGGTTCTCTCAGGCTTTTTGTCGAACACCTTTGCTTTGTGGTTGTTGTGGGTCATTGAGTGACACCTTCTTCATAGTGAATACGCATGCTTTTTATTCTGATTgtcatgggttttttttttttttttttttctcttaacaACAAAAGGAGAAAGATTCTCAGATGTTTACTTGCTCTCAAAATGTGTTAGAGATTGAAGGCAATTGGGCAGTTGTAGCATTTCTGATACTGTGTGCCAGTCATTTTTAAACCTACATTCTCAGAAATAAAAGATCAAGGATTAGTTCGTGACTATCTTCTTCCATCCTATATGCTTGAAATATTTATGTCCTGCggctgatgctttggaatcatGAGTCATGTCCATACTGATATTATGTAGTCCTTGACATTTATAATTTCTCTGATTTTTCCTTTAGTTAGAATTAAAAATAACTATTATTATAGCAAGATAGCATCGTGGCTAGTTAAAAAGTTTCCCAGAGAAGTGCCTTCTGATTGATGATAGTTCTCTCCTTTAActtctttgtattttgattttggTCATTGGATTTAATTCTATGCCTCTACACTGTTTCAGGATTGATTTCCATTTGGTGCAGTTATTCTTCGCCTGTCTGCCTTCATTTggtatttcaatttttattaacTAGTCTAATAACGTCACTATTCAATCTGAATCTCTATTGGTTTGGTGTAGCTATCTAAACGAATTTTCTTTTATGACAGCTGTATATTTGGTTGCTCAATATGCTCGACATGAGATGAGGAAAATGGATGCGGTAATGTAAATTCCTTCTTTACCTATTTTCCCCTATGTTTTTGACTTTACTTTTAGGATTGAattgatatttgattttgttttggatttgatgGGGAGTTGATTAGCTAGCCAATGATTTCATCGGGGAATATCAAGTATGTGGACTAGATTGCTTTTATGATTGTTGGCTTAACCTCGATGCCTATGTACCAACATTGATCTTGTTATGGATGtctagaggttttttttttttgtttttgtttcggCTTTCGAGCTTGCTCTTTGTATAATGTACCTTATACTATTGCAATCATAAAGTGTCGTAATGCAAATTTGTTAGGACGACTCCTGTTTTTGGTTACGTATTTGTGCTTCTTATATGCTCCAAGAAACACAATGGAGGGTTATCATTTCCatggttttcacttttcagtcTTCCTAACTCCTAAGTTGATCTCTTGTGACTCAAATTTATGATGTCAGGagcttgagaagaaaaagaagaaagaggaggagaaagCTAAAGAGATGGAGTTAAATGCcgctaaagaagaagaagccagGTCTGATTCAAAGCTTCTGGAGGTGAAAGTAAGACTGGATAAATTAGAGGAGGTTGTAAAGAAAATTGCAGttgaaacaaagaaacaattgCGCGACAGCACAACCAAAAACCAGAAAGATGGTGGCGAAAAGAAGCACCCCGAAAGAGTTGAATCCGGAAATATAGCGAGTAGATCAGAATCAACCATTTCTGTGAAATCCGAAGAACTTACTCCAGGCCTTGATCAAGGAAAGGTAAGTGGAGTATCGCCGCAACCCGATGCCTCCTAGCAGAATTGAAAGGATAAAATCCATAGTGAAGGTCCTTCTTATGGTACCAATAAGAGATGAAGAAGTCTCTTGTGCATATAGAGCTTGTGTTCATCAGATGTATGCAAGTTTTTCTTCCCCATAGTCCAACCTTTGATTTGCAATTTTTTAGACTGCAAGAAGGGGCATTAAGCTGCTGATAGGGGAGGCTCTTTGCACTGTGTCAGCCAGGCCTTGGAGTTCTCCGTTAAAGTTTCTGGAAATCTAgtcttttctttgcttgtttAATACTTTGGTCCTTCCAGCATTTCAGTTCTTCCTGGTTCAGTTAAATTATTTGTTTAGTCATTGAAAGATAGGGGTTGAGCGAATTTAATCACTCAAATATCAATTCTTCGATTTAAGCCGCtagaagttcaaaattgaagcaattacaaatcaatattgctCGCTTTGCGTCAAAAAGCTCACACGACTTTGTTCTTATTGGGATGTCGTTATTGATTTT
This genomic interval carries:
- the LOC120007832 gene encoding uncharacterized protein LOC120007832 — encoded protein: MVETMLRARDFIARLSTRLKSSQGRQYCNTPTTTEKKSNSDKLDPNASGYSEAYKKLDNLDFMTASKILFTDPPKKKKFGIDFHLVQLFFACLPSFAVYLVAQYARHEMRKMDAELEKKKKKEEEKAKEMELNAAKEEEARSDSKLLEVKVRLDKLEEVVKKIAVETKKQLRDSTTKNQKDGGEKKHPERVESGNIASRSESTISVKSEELTPGLDQGKVSGVSPQPDAS